The Enterobacter mori genomic interval GCTCTCGTCAATGCGCTCAAAAAGACTGGCAGAACGACTTCTTCGCCATGCAGTAAGCGCTGACATCCCTTATTCCTTATCCAGACGGCCAACGAGAGAGAGTTCGAAACTCGCGCCCATGTATTTAAAATGTGGCCGCACTGCCATTGATACCTGATACCAACCTGGATCGCCTTCTACATCAGAAACAGTGATTTGAGCGGCACGTAAAGGACGGCGGCTACGCACTTCTGCTGGCGGATTTTCCTGGTCAGCAACGTACTGCCTAATCCACCGGTTTAGTTCTCGTTCCAGATCCTGTCGCTCTTTCCATGCGCCAAGCTGTTCTCGCTGCAGGACTTTTACATAGTGAGCCAGGCGGTTAATGATGAACATGTAAGGTAGCTGAGTGCCAAGGCGGTAATTGGTTTCAGCAATTTTTCCTTCCCGCGTATTGGGGAATACTTTGCATTTCTGTACTGAGTTTGCCGAGAAGAAAGCTGCATTATCGCTGCCTTTACGCATTGTCAGCGTGATAAATCCCTCTTCTGCGAGTTCAAACTCGCGACGGTCGGTTACCAGGACCTCGGTTGGGATTTTGGCCTGAAGTTGCCCAAGGGATTCAAACTTATGTACTGGCAAGTCATGCACCGCGCCACCGCTTTGAGGCCCAATGATATTCGGGCACCAGCGATAGCGGGCGAAGCTATCCGTCAGGTTACAGGCCATGAGATAGGCCGTGTTTCCCCACAGATAATTATCATGTTCGCCCTGTATGGTCTCATGATAATCAAAAGATTTAACCGGATTATCCTGACTGTCGTAAGGAAGACGTAACAAGAAACGCGGTGCCGTGAGTCCTAAATAGCGTGAATCTTCTGACTCTCTCAATGCACGCCACTTGACGTATGCCGGACCTTCGAAAACAGCCTTTAATTCCTTAATGGCGGGGAGCTCGGTAAAGCTTTTGAGGCCAAAGAAGGCTGGAGAGACCGAGGAGATGAATGGCGCATGGGCCATAGCGCCGACGGAACTGACATACTGCAGAAGCTTTATATCCGGGGCTGAGGGTGTAAAGGCGTAATTGCCAATGACAGCCCCCACTGGCTCTCCGCCAAACTGACCATAA includes:
- the tssC gene encoding type VI secretion system contractile sheath large subunit, translated to MTVQSVIHDSELKNESSSLLDHIMSQARLQPEDDGYDIAKQGISAFIANLLESGQEDVAVNKLLVDRMIAELDKKMSAQMDEILHSDEFQNMESSWRSLKLLVDRTDFRENIKITILHATKEELLDDFEYSPEIVQSGFYKHIYASGYGQFGGEPVGAVIGNYAFTPSAPDIKLLQYVSSVGAMAHAPFISSVSPAFFGLKSFTELPAIKELKAVFEGPAYVKWRALRESEDSRYLGLTAPRFLLRLPYDSQDNPVKSFDYHETIQGEHDNYLWGNTAYLMACNLTDSFARYRWCPNIIGPQSGGAVHDLPVHKFESLGQLQAKIPTEVLVTDRREFELAEEGFITLTMRKGSDNAAFFSANSVQKCKVFPNTREGKIAETNYRLGTQLPYMFIINRLAHYVKVLQREQLGAWKERQDLERELNRWIRQYVADQENPPAEVRSRRPLRAAQITVSDVEGDPGWYQVSMAVRPHFKYMGASFELSLVGRLDKE